The DNA window CCCTGTTGATGGAAACGGCCATGATTGGCGTGTTTGTCAGCCTCAATACGGTGCTGTTCTACATCTTCTGGGAAGGCATGCTGGTGCCGATGTACCTGATCATCGCCATCTGGGGTGGTGCACGGAAGGATTATGCCTCCATCAAGTTCTTCCTCTACACCTTTGCCGGCAGCATCTTTCTGCTGGTGTCGATCATCGCCCTGTTCATCAAAACCGGCACCTTCTTCATTCCGGAATTGATGGAGCACCAGTACGGCTTTGCATTTCAGCTGTGGGTGTTTCTGGCCTGCGCCCTGGGCTTTGCCATCAAGATGCCGATGTTCCCGTTCCATACCTGGTTGCCGGCCGCTCACGTTCAGGCCCCCACTGCCGGTTCGGTCATTCTGGCCAGCATCCTGCTGAAGATGGGCGGGTACGGTTTCCTGCGCTTCTGTCTGCCGATGGCGCCGGCGGCTACCCTGTACTGCATGCCGTACCTGATCATCCTGTCGCTTATCAGCATTATCGTTGGCGGCTACCTGGCTCTGGGCCAGACCGACATCAAGAAGCTGATTGCCTATTCATCCGTTGGCCACATGGGTTTTGTTACCCTCGGGATTTTTCTGCTCAACGATGCTGGTATCAAGGGCGCCATGCTGCAGATGATCAATCACGGGGTCACCACCGGTGCCCTCTTTATTCTGATTGGCCTGATCTACGAACGAACACATAGTCGTGAGATTGCCGATAATAACAAGCTTGGCATGTTCATGCCCATTTATGTTACCTTTCTCGGTATCTTCTCCCTTTCATCGCTGGCCTTCCCCGGCACCAACAGCTTTGTTGGTGAGTTCCTGGTGTTGTTCGGGGCCTTTGAAAAGTATCCGCTGGTTGGTGCCGCTGCCATTCCCGGTGCCATTCTGGCAGCCGCCTACATGTTGCGCCTGCTGCAGAAGATGGTGTGGGATGACTCCGATGGTCATGCCCACCACCATGATGAAGGTCACGGCCATGGTGACAGCCATGGTCATGGCGATGATCACGGCCATGCCTTGAAGGATTGCAATGCCCGCGAGATTCTTCAGCTGGCGTTCCTGACCATCTTCGTGTTCTGGATTGGCCTGCACCCGACGCCTCTGCTGGAAATGATGGACAGTAGCATTGCCCATCTGACACAGCAGGTCGAGGCTGGCAGTTTGCTGCCGGAGGCCGCGCATCCTGGTCATCACCATGCCCTGTTGAACCAGGCCGGGGCCTGGGTCAAGAGCCTTGTAAGCTTCTAACTACAGAATCGGATCGATTATGCTGAACACAGTCTTTTTGCCCGAGTTGGCACTGATGGTGATGGTCCTCGTCCTGTTCTTCATGACGTTGGGCAAGTTCCGCACCGGTACCATCCAGCTGGTCAGCCTTGCCCTTACTGCGCTGACCCTGGCCGCCGCGATTGCCAGCTATGGCGCCAAGGGCAGCCTGTTCTTCGATGCCTATCAGGTCGATACCCTGTCACAGCTGTTCAAGATCGTTATCGTCTCAGGTCTGTTCCTGATCTATGGTCTGGGGCGCGGCCTTACCGGTATCGATAGTCGCTTGCATGCCGAATATAATATGTTCCTTGGCATCAGTGCCCTTGGGCTGGTCATGCTCAGCAGCGCCGTAGAACTGTTGACCCTGCTGCTGTGCCTGGAAATCTCATCCTATGCCCTCTATGTGGTGATCCCGTTTCGCAGCGGTCAGGGCCGCATGCATGTCGAGGCGGGCATCAAGTATGTGCTGTTTGG is part of the Desulfuromonas thiophila genome and encodes:
- a CDS encoding complex I subunit 4 family protein, translated to MEKYLILNTLSYPVLSLLLLVPLIGAVVAMFLRGDTLIKYWSLAVTLVTAVISLPLWTCFDKTTAKYQFVELRHWFPSLNLDYVVGVDGISVLLVLLTTFIMPLCVLCSWTYIQTRMKEFMIVTLLMETAMIGVFVSLNTVLFYIFWEGMLVPMYLIIAIWGGARKDYASIKFFLYTFAGSIFLLVSIIALFIKTGTFFIPELMEHQYGFAFQLWVFLACALGFAIKMPMFPFHTWLPAAHVQAPTAGSVILASILLKMGGYGFLRFCLPMAPAATLYCMPYLIILSLISIIVGGYLALGQTDIKKLIAYSSVGHMGFVTLGIFLLNDAGIKGAMLQMINHGVTTGALFILIGLIYERTHSREIADNNKLGMFMPIYVTFLGIFSLSSLAFPGTNSFVGEFLVLFGAFEKYPLVGAAAIPGAILAAAYMLRLLQKMVWDDSDGHAHHHDEGHGHGDSHGHGDDHGHALKDCNAREILQLAFLTIFVFWIGLHPTPLLEMMDSSIAHLTQQVEAGSLLPEAAHPGHHHALLNQAGAWVKSLVSF